Within the Terriglobales bacterium genome, the region GGCGCTGGTTCAGGTATGCCCCGCTTCCCTTCTCCGCGGCGAACAGTTCGTCGCGCGTGGGATCGTAGATGACGCCGGCGATGCGCCTGCCCTTGTGCTCCAGCGCAAGCGAGACGCAAAACACGGGGAAGCCATGCGCGAAGTTGGTGGTGCCGTCGAGGGGATCAATGTACCAGCGATAGTCGCTGCCGGTCTCGACGCGCGCCCCTTCTTCGCCCACCAGGTCGTGGCGCGGCCAGCGGGCGCGGATGCGCTCCGTGATCAGCGCTTCCGCGCCGCGGTCAGCTTCGGTGACCAGGTCCACGTCACCCTTGTATTCGAAGCCGATGCGGCGGCGAAAACTCATCAGCAAAAGCGCGCCTGCCTCGCGCGCGATCTCGGTCATGGCGGGAACGTATTGGTCGGTGGAGTTCAAAAAGTCGACGGTCCAGGTTCGATTGCTTCTGGAGTATCGCATGGGAACGCCGCTCATAAAAACAGCCGTGAATGGAAGCCGGATGTGCCAGGTGTGGCCATCGGCTTTCGACTAGCGGCCGTCGGCGGGTTTCGCTCGTTTCGCCGGCGCGCCGTCCTCGGCGATGTATATG harbors:
- a CDS encoding inositol monophosphatase family protein, which codes for MRYSRSNRTWTVDFLNSTDQYVPAMTEIAREAGALLLMSFRRRIGFEYKGDVDLVTEADRGAEALITERIRARWPRHDLVGEEGARVETGSDYRWYIDPLDGTTNFAHGFPVFCVSLALEHKGRRIAGVIYDPTRDELFAAEKGSGAYLNQRRIRVSSVNNMAESLCGTGFPSHKRHQNPNIHFYHQITLRTHGVRRAGSAALDLASVASGRLDAFWEFNLNPWDTAAGALMVEEAGGEITDITGGPWRLDSRETLATNGLVHADFVKLMQDILANRGLEPLPSPAEYAANRSRK